One Silene latifolia isolate original U9 population chromosome 4, ASM4854445v1, whole genome shotgun sequence DNA segment encodes these proteins:
- the LOC141651490 gene encoding uncharacterized protein LOC141651490, producing the protein MFLLPKGVIKRFEAICRNYLWDGSPDYHRVPLIAWDKVTLPKLEGGLGIKKADVWNTATVGKLYWKSICKVKETLKSGYQDNKWISDDKEYSIKHGYEWLRFKQPEQEWYQLVWNNWNIPKHALITWIIMNKGLNTKDKLFRIGCCTDDRCSICDISSETQEHLFFECRYSKEILSIVEKWCGFKINVMHGMTGNTGPKLKHNAHTLICATIPFGTKGTMLE; encoded by the exons ATGTTTCTTCTCCCAAAGGGTGTGATCAAAAGATTCGAAGCAATCTGTAGAAATTACCTCTGGGATGGGAGCCCTGATTATCACAGAGTTCCACTCATTGCTTGGGACAAAGTCACACTACCAAAGTTGGAAGGGGGACTGGGGATCAAAAAAGCTGATGTTTGGAATACTGCAACTGTGGGAAAATTG TATTGGAAGTCCATCTGCAAGGTGAAGGAAACTCTGAAATCTGGATATCAAGATAATAAATGGATCTCTGATGACAAAGAATACTCCATTAAGCATGGGTATGAATGGTTAAGGTTCAAGCAACCGGAACAGGAGTGGTATCAGCTAGTCTGGAACAATTGGAATATACCTAAGCATGCTCTGATAACATGGATCATAATGAACAAGGGACTCAACACTAAAGATAAATTGTTCAGGATTGGGTGTTGTACTGATGATAGGTGCAGCATTTGTGACATTAGTTCTGAAACACAAGAACACCTTTTCTTTGAGTGCAGATACAGCAAAGAGATATTGAGCATCGTCGAGAAATGGTGTGGATTCAAGATCAATGTGATGCATGGAATGACAGGAAATACTGGGCCAAAACTAAAGCACAATGCACACACCCTCATATGTGCTACTATACCATTTGGAACCAAAGGAACAATGCTCGAGTGA